From the genome of Pseudomonas sp. FP453:
TTTTGCAGCAGCGGTTTTAGCAGCTGGCTTGGCAGCAGCTTTAGCGGGCGCCTTTGCCGCAACGGCTTTTGCAGGTACACGAGCACCCAACACTTTAGCCACGGCTTCCTTCACACGACCAACGCCCTGGGCCAGTTTCAGGCTTTCTTGAGCGTCTTTTTTGAGTTGGGAAATGTAGCCGCGGGTTTCAGCTTGGCGATCCTTGAGGGCGTCCAGCAGGTCCTCGAGTTCTTTGACAGCGTCTTTGGCTTTGGCTTGTGCCTTGGCCTTGCCGGCAGTGGCGGCGTCTTGCAGTTTGGTGCGGGATTTGTGCAGCTTTTCTTGCGCTTTACCGCGTTGTTTTTCCAGCTTGGCGAGCAGTTTTTCTGCATCGGCCAGGGCTTGGGAACAAGCGCTTTCCAGATGTTCGAGCAAGCTGCCCGAAAGTTGTTGGAGTAAATGCAACGGGGTATTTACAGGCTTCTGTTTGGCCGACATGGTTTACCTCCTGGCTGACGTGGGTGCGGCTCATACTAGCCCTCTGCTCTTACCGCCGCTAGGGCATGTTGACAGTATCGTTTGCCCGGCGTTGCACCGCGCGAAAATTCTTATCGTTATAACGAAAATACCCGGCACTTTTTACCCACTCACACTGGCATAATCCGTCGCACTTTCGGCGGGAGGATGCCCATGTCGCGTTACCTTTTTCTTGTGCTTGGCCTGGCGATTTCGGTGGCCAATGCGAGCGAACAATCACCGCCCAAAACCACTGAGCAGAACCAGCACGACCTTGCCTACAGCCTGGGCGCCAGCCTCGGTGAACGCTTGCGCCAGGAAGTCCCCGACTTGCAGATCCAGGCCTTGCTCGACGGGCTCAAGCAAGCCTATCAAGGCAAGCCGCTGGCGCTCGACAACGCGCGCATCGAACAGCTTCTCGCCCAGCACGAAACGCAAAACGAAGCCGATGCACAGGCACCGCAAAGTGAAAAAGCCCTCGCCGCAGAACAGCAGTTTCTAGCCAAGGAAAAAACCGCCAGCGGCGTGCGCGAATGGCCAAGCATACGCCCAAGCCGCTGGCAACGGATGAGGTGCAGGTGAAGTATGTGGGGCGGCTGCCCGATGGGACGGTGTTCGATCAGAGCGCACAGCCCCAATGGTTTCGCCTGGACAGCGTGATCAGTGGCTGGACCAGCGCACTGCAACAAATGCCTACCGGCGCAAAATGGCGTTTGGTCATCCCATCTGCCCAGGCCTATGGCGCCGACGGTGCCGGCGAGTTGATCGCACCTTACACACCACTGGTCTTTGAGATCGAACTGCTCGCCACCCGCCATTGAGCGCAAAAAAAACGGTGCGCCATGCGCACCGTTTTTTGTCTCGCCATCCGGGATCAAGCCTGGGTAGCCGGCTCTTCCTTATGGGCGTTGTGCAGCACCTCTATCAGGCAGTCTTCCAGCTCGAAACGCTCGTGAAGCAGGCCACCCAACTCTTTGAATTTCTCGGCCACACAGTTGCCGGCATCACACAGGTCGGTGAACACCAACAGCTTCTCGGTGATCACATCGATGCGTGGGTAGATCGTTTCAGCGAGGTCCAGACCACGCTGATCGTCGAAGGCTTCCGCCTCCTTGGTCAGCTGCTCGTAGACACCGAAATGGCCGGCTGACACGTAGTCCACCAACACACCACAGAAGTC
Proteins encoded in this window:
- a CDS encoding Rsd/AlgQ family anti-sigma factor, with amino-acid sequence MLESCQNAQERWGGVHKLIDSWLKARHELVRAFDALGAKPEALAENREPLQDFCGVLVDYVSAGHFGVYEQLTKEAEAFDDQRGLDLAETIYPRIDVITEKLLVFTDLCDAGNCVAEKFKELGGLLHERFELEDCLIEVLHNAHKEEPATQA